From Desulfofalx alkaliphila DSM 12257, one genomic window encodes:
- the fabK gene encoding enoyl-[acyl-carrier-protein] reductase FabK, with translation MIHTKLCDLLDIKYPIMQGGMAWVSTAELAAAVSEAGGLGIIGSGQAPPEWLEEQIAKVKQYTDKPFGVNAMLMSPYADQVMDIIARERVPVVTTGAGNPGKYIPKLKEVGTKVIPVIPSVALAQRMERSGVDAVIAEGGEAGGHIGELATLPLVPQVVDAVSIPVIAAGGIFDGRGLVAALSLGAVGVQMGTRFMCATECVIHDNVKKLLIKAKDRDTIVTGRSTGHPVRIIKNKLAKRFDELEKLSTPPEELEKLGVGKLRAAMVEGDVEYGSVMAGQVCGMLKKVQPAKEIIEEVISGAELLLESLPRRRVK, from the coding sequence ATGATCCACACTAAACTGTGTGACTTGCTTGATATTAAATATCCCATAATGCAAGGGGGTATGGCTTGGGTTTCCACCGCCGAACTGGCGGCTGCGGTTTCCGAGGCCGGTGGATTAGGCATCATAGGTTCCGGCCAGGCCCCACCGGAGTGGTTGGAAGAACAAATTGCAAAGGTGAAACAATATACAGATAAGCCCTTTGGGGTGAATGCAATGCTCATGTCCCCCTATGCGGATCAGGTGATGGATATTATTGCCAGGGAACGCGTACCTGTGGTGACTACCGGTGCCGGTAATCCCGGTAAGTATATACCGAAATTAAAGGAAGTAGGTACTAAAGTAATTCCGGTTATTCCTTCGGTGGCGCTGGCCCAGCGTATGGAACGTTCAGGCGTTGATGCGGTTATTGCCGAAGGCGGAGAGGCGGGCGGCCATATTGGGGAACTGGCTACCCTGCCCCTGGTACCCCAGGTGGTGGATGCGGTAAGCATTCCTGTTATTGCTGCCGGCGGTATTTTTGATGGACGTGGTTTGGTGGCGGCCCTGTCATTGGGTGCGGTGGGTGTACAGATGGGTACCCGCTTTATGTGTGCCACCGAATGCGTCATTCACGACAATGTAAAAAAATTACTGATTAAAGCTAAGGATCGTGACACCATTGTAACCGGCCGCAGTACAGGGCATCCGGTAAGAATTATTAAAAATAAACTTGCCAAAAGGTTTGACGAACTGGAGAAGTTATCTACACCCCCCGAGGAATTGGAAAAACTGGGTGTTGGCAAACTGCGGGCGGCTATGGTTGAGGGCGATGTGGAATATGGCTCGGTGATGGCCGGCCAAGTCTGTGGCATGTTGAAAAAGGTGCAGCCGGCCAAGGAAATAATTGAAGAAGTGATTAGCGGGGCTGAATTGCTGCTAGAGAGTTTGCCCCGAAGGAGGGTCAAGTAA
- the fabD gene encoding ACP S-malonyltransferase — MAFVFPGQGSQYVGMGKDLYRQYPEVRELFEEASHVLNFDVAKLCFEGPKEQLNQTMYTQPVLLTVSLGAALALNVKSDKGIAPAVAAGHSLGEYSALVYAGALSFADAVRLVHLRGKYMQQEAPPGTGGMVALLGLDRLTVNDICVRVSGAGHTVEAVNYNCPGQVVIAGTQEGLQAAGDLAKEAGARRCVPLAVSGPFHSSLMRPASERLAHDIEQVTIKDLNIPVVSNVTGDYVRTAPQVKEELVKQVYSPVRWEDSIGRMHKDGCDTFIELGPGKVLSGLIKKTVKGALVFNVEDIGSLEKVLAQLKEVG; from the coding sequence GTGGCATTTGTGTTTCCCGGCCAGGGTTCACAGTACGTGGGCATGGGTAAAGATTTATACCGGCAATATCCTGAAGTCAGGGAATTGTTTGAAGAGGCCAGCCATGTACTTAATTTTGATGTTGCAAAACTATGCTTTGAAGGCCCCAAAGAGCAGCTAAATCAAACCATGTATACCCAGCCGGTGCTACTAACAGTCAGCCTGGGGGCAGCCTTAGCACTGAATGTCAAATCCGACAAAGGCATTGCCCCTGCAGTGGCGGCGGGGCACAGTCTGGGTGAGTATTCGGCATTGGTTTATGCCGGGGCATTATCCTTTGCCGATGCGGTCCGCTTGGTTCATCTAAGGGGTAAGTATATGCAGCAAGAGGCACCCCCGGGTACCGGTGGGATGGTTGCCCTTTTAGGTTTAGACCGATTGACGGTAAACGATATTTGTGTGCGTGTTTCCGGGGCAGGCCACACCGTTGAGGCTGTAAATTACAATTGCCCGGGGCAGGTGGTTATTGCCGGCACCCAAGAGGGCCTTCAGGCGGCCGGCGATTTAGCAAAAGAGGCCGGTGCCCGCCGCTGTGTACCCTTGGCAGTCAGTGGCCCATTTCACTCCAGCCTAATGCGCCCGGCCAGTGAAAGGTTAGCCCATGATATTGAACAGGTTACTATTAAGGACTTAAATATACCGGTGGTATCCAATGTTACCGGTGATTATGTGCGCACCGCCCCACAGGTGAAAGAGGAGTTGGTGAAGCAAGTATACAGCCCGGTGCGCTGGGAGGACAGCATAGGCCGTATGCATAAAGACGGCTGTGACACCTTTATTGAGCTAGGTCCGGGTAAAGTTTTAAGTGGTTTGATAAAAAAGACCGTTAAGGGTGCACTTGTATTTAATGTGGAAGATATTGGATCGCTAGAAAAAGTCCTTGCACAACTTAAGGAGGTTGGCTAA
- the fabG gene encoding 3-oxoacyl-[acyl-carrier-protein] reductase: protein MVLDGKVAIVTGSSRGIGRAVALALAKAGANVVVNYAGRADAANQTAAEIEQLGRRALVIKADVADTEQVKSMVDETLKELGRLDILVNNAGITRDNLIMRMKDQDWDAVLNTNLKGAFNCCRAVARPMLKSKGGRIVNISSVVGLMGNAGQVNYSAAKAGIIGLTKTLAAELGSRKITVNAVAPGFITTEMTDGLPPEVKERLIERVPLGRLGAPEEIADTVTFLCGPAAGYITGQVIAVDGGMTTVMK, encoded by the coding sequence ATGGTTCTTGATGGTAAAGTTGCCATTGTAACCGGTTCATCCCGGGGAATTGGCAGGGCAGTGGCTCTTGCATTGGCAAAGGCGGGAGCCAATGTGGTGGTGAATTATGCCGGCAGGGCAGATGCAGCCAACCAAACCGCTGCTGAAATCGAACAGCTGGGCCGTAGGGCGCTGGTTATTAAAGCCGATGTGGCCGATACAGAGCAGGTTAAGTCAATGGTAGATGAAACCCTGAAAGAACTGGGGCGCCTTGATATATTGGTGAATAACGCCGGCATCACAAGGGATAACTTAATTATGAGAATGAAAGACCAAGATTGGGATGCAGTGTTAAATACTAATTTAAAGGGAGCTTTTAACTGCTGTCGGGCTGTGGCCAGGCCCATGCTGAAATCAAAGGGCGGCCGCATTGTCAACATTAGCTCGGTGGTAGGTTTGATGGGTAATGCCGGCCAGGTAAACTATTCTGCCGCCAAGGCCGGTATCATTGGCTTGACAAAAACCCTGGCCGCTGAATTGGGCTCACGCAAGATTACGGTTAATGCCGTTGCGCCTGGTTTTATCACCACGGAAATGACCGATGGATTGCCGCCGGAGGTGAAAGAGCGGCTAATTGAACGGGTGCCCCTGGGGCGACTGGGTGCACCAGAGGAAATTGCCGATACAGTAACTTTTCTCTGTGGCCCGGCTGCGGGATACATAACCGGTCAAGTAATTGCAGTTGACGGTGGCATGACCACTGTCATGAAATAA
- the acpP gene encoding acyl carrier protein has product MSDYFEKIKEIIVDQLGVEADQVTLNSAFVDDLGADSLDIVELVMALEEEFDMQIPDEEAEKIRTVGDAVKYIQENE; this is encoded by the coding sequence TTGTCAGATTATTTTGAAAAAATAAAAGAAATAATTGTAGACCAACTGGGTGTTGAAGCAGATCAAGTTACTCTTAATAGTGCTTTTGTGGATGATCTGGGTGCAGACTCCCTGGATATAGTTGAATTGGTGATGGCACTGGAGGAAGAGTTTGACATGCAGATTCCCGATGAGGAAGCGGAAAAAATCCGTACAGTGGGAGATGCTGTAAAGTACATTCAGGAAAATGAATAA
- the fabF gene encoding beta-ketoacyl-ACP synthase II: MSKRVVVTGMGVISPVGTGLEKFWSSLTGGVSGIDRITRFDPSDYNTQIAGEVKDFTATDYLEKKEARRMDKFSQFAVAATGMAIKDANMDFEKIKKDRVGVIIGSGIGGMETLWDQAQVLQNKGPGRISPFLVPMMIANMGAGQVAITYGLQGPNITAITACASSNNAIGDAFKLLQRGGADAVITGGTEAPITALSVAGFCAMKAMSTRNDEPQKASRPFDSERDGFVMGEGAGILVLETLEHAKARGARIYAEIVGYGSTCDAYHITAPDPKGEGAARAMKMALEDGNISIDEVDYINAHGTSTPLNDRLETMAIKSVFGERAGKIAISSTKSMTGHLLGAAGGVEAVACVLSIVHGIIPPTINYEHPDPDCDLDYVPNKARKREVNVALSNNLGFGGHNVTIAFKKYQE, encoded by the coding sequence TTGAGTAAACGGGTAGTTGTTACCGGTATGGGTGTGATTTCCCCGGTGGGCACGGGGTTGGAAAAATTTTGGTCATCCTTAACCGGTGGAGTATCCGGTATTGACAGAATAACCAGATTTGACCCATCGGACTATAACACCCAAATTGCCGGTGAGGTAAAGGATTTTACAGCCACTGATTATCTTGAGAAAAAAGAAGCCCGCCGCATGGACAAGTTTTCTCAGTTTGCGGTGGCTGCAACGGGCATGGCAATAAAGGACGCCAATATGGACTTTGAGAAAATAAAAAAGGACCGCGTGGGGGTTATTATCGGTTCGGGTATCGGGGGAATGGAAACACTTTGGGATCAGGCCCAGGTGCTGCAAAATAAGGGTCCTGGCAGAATAAGTCCCTTTTTAGTGCCCATGATGATTGCCAATATGGGTGCCGGCCAGGTGGCTATCACCTACGGTTTGCAGGGTCCCAATATCACCGCCATTACTGCTTGTGCCTCCAGTAATAACGCCATAGGGGATGCCTTCAAGTTGCTACAAAGGGGCGGTGCTGACGCGGTGATTACCGGCGGAACGGAAGCCCCCATTACAGCTTTAAGTGTTGCCGGTTTTTGTGCAATGAAGGCCATGAGCACCCGCAATGATGAGCCACAAAAGGCCAGCAGGCCCTTTGACAGTGAACGGGACGGTTTTGTGATGGGCGAAGGGGCCGGCATACTGGTTTTGGAAACCTTGGAGCATGCCAAGGCCAGAGGGGCCAGAATTTACGCTGAGATAGTGGGGTATGGCAGTACCTGTGATGCCTACCATATAACTGCACCTGACCCCAAGGGTGAAGGGGCGGCAAGGGCGATGAAAATGGCACTGGAAGACGGTAATATCAGTATCGACGAAGTTGATTACATCAATGCCCATGGCACTTCAACGCCACTGAACGATAGGCTGGAAACCATGGCCATTAAAAGTGTATTTGGTGAACGGGCCGGCAAAATTGCCATAAGTTCCACTAAGTCCATGACCGGCCACCTATTGGGTGCAGCAGGGGGAGTGGAGGCGGTGGCTTGCGTATTGTCCATAGTTCATGGTATTATTCCGCCCACCATTAATTATGAACACCCTGACCCGGATTGTGACCTTGATTACGTACCCAATAAAGCCAGAAAGCGGGAAGTAAATGTTGCTCTTTCTAATAACCTAGGATTTGGGGGCCACAACGTCACCATTGCTTTTAAAAAATATCAGGAATAA
- the rnc gene encoding ribonuclease III: MHKTSMYIAKLQRRLGISWTDPALLYQALTHSSCAHENRHLALTHNQRLEFLGDAVLELVISEYLYNTYPKRSEGELTKLRAAVVCEPSLAKVAKELNLGQCLRMGRGEERSGGRERPSILADAFEALLGAVYLDKGLEVVRQIILKEMAVIIKDVTEGRLERDFKTELQEYLQQYSPDPVNYVIIKEEGPDHDKIFTAAVIYRGKEIGQGVGHSKKEAEQRAAKEALGSITLNKPKPRGSRRRDRKNISRK, from the coding sequence ATGCACAAAACCAGCATGTATATTGCAAAACTGCAGCGACGGCTGGGTATATCTTGGACAGATCCTGCATTGTTGTACCAGGCCCTAACCCATAGCTCTTGTGCCCATGAAAATAGGCATTTGGCGCTAACCCACAACCAGCGCCTGGAGTTTTTAGGTGATGCTGTTTTGGAACTGGTTATTAGTGAGTACCTTTATAATACTTACCCTAAACGCAGTGAAGGGGAATTAACTAAACTACGGGCGGCGGTTGTGTGTGAGCCCTCCTTGGCTAAGGTGGCCAAAGAACTAAATTTAGGGCAATGTTTGCGGATGGGCCGTGGGGAAGAACGTTCCGGCGGCAGGGAGCGTCCCAGTATACTGGCTGATGCCTTTGAAGCCCTACTGGGGGCTGTGTACCTGGATAAGGGTTTGGAAGTTGTACGCCAAATTATACTGAAAGAAATGGCGGTAATAATAAAAGATGTAACCGAAGGCAGGTTAGAGCGGGATTTTAAAACAGAACTACAAGAATATTTACAACAATATTCACCGGATCCGGTAAATTACGTTATAATTAAGGAAGAAGGCCCAGATCATGATAAGATCTTTACTGCTGCAGTGATATATCGTGGTAAAGAAATTGGCCAAGGCGTGGGACATTCTAAAAAAGAAGCAGAGCAGCGGGCAGCTAAAGAGGCACTGGGAAGTATAACTTTAAATAAACCTAAGCCCAGGGGTAGTCGTCGCAGGGATAGGAAAAATATAAGCCGTAAGTAA
- the smc gene encoding chromosome segregation protein SMC, with protein MLKRLEIQGFKSFAEKVHIDFKPGLTVIVGPNGSGKSNITDAINWALGEHRASALRGTRMEEVIFAGSDRLKAVGMGEVSVTLDNKKGIFALDYSEVTITRRIFRSGESQFFINKVPCRLKDIHSLLMDTGIGKGAYAIIGQGKVEEILHSKAEERRTIIEEAAGIVKYRHRKEEALAKLAKTQQDLVRLSDIISELSDRLAPLKEEAEKAKLWRRYVGERRRLELGLLAGELEAVEIKLSQIEQQLRQAGDNNAVGGQTQQDILQLEQQIKAKKEQYEQYRNEYAGIRSEIQRTESFLDFLKERMTGGRQDYQRLLQKKAIAEERLYRLAQEDKEEHQRLQQLTVSVQPSERQLMDISSQLKRLTDGVREKEVAIEKGKAKLIELMNASAQGKAQLQRAEERKIAAERRLSHLRRVIGEAREEQLQTKDELNNFQREIAELNDKIKSNEQKLSAQEKERQVIKELLHSEQEKIRHCKEELSRWQSKLHMLVESQRSYLGYQRGVRELLLALKAGKVQLHGICGTVAELIQVPHHLELAVETVLGGALQQLVTNTDVDARKVIEYLKANKLGRVTFLPLNTLRPQKRHPLEKQALAMPGVMGVAADLIEYQPQYGIVAEFLLGKVLVVENIDFALKVAKASDQRLRLVTLEGEYLHPGGSLTGGSPPAQNRGLLKNRREKRECELRVQQLQRQLTEYAAEEDKLTNTLKQLEESIDLLRDRVMTQKISLAGKTQQLVQLRERLNRTKAQSQDSDYEINNLEMEIANQDEAQQRAAHLVAVSEGELTKVQAEILTHQEQLKDIKEKIQSLEKQFTSTKVTLAEVKQEQEGIKKLLSRLDAEKEQCRNEINSLNKESEQIKRKSEQLEQDLEQKNKQLRQHKEQEGHLSTILSKTENEIQQLTEQLEALRRQLQVEEEQLRKQQQMVHNLQLQQARLETERRGLLDRLEQDYNIHQPEQLKPTDNMRRCKARILELRNLIEEMGQVNPVAEDEYKQLQGRHNYLLHQQQDIEQSKQSLQQLIEEMDTLMAQKFTGAFKKIEREFGLVFKELFGGGYASIRMVGDDPLTAGIEIVAQPPGKKMQNIGLLSGGERSLTAIALLFAILKISPSPFCILDEIEAALDEANVDRFADYLLKLSETIQFVVVSHRKGTMERAEILYGVTMDNRGTSKIFSIEMSRAESAASQLEEAT; from the coding sequence GTGCTTAAACGACTTGAAATACAGGGTTTTAAATCCTTTGCTGAAAAAGTACATATAGATTTCAAACCCGGCTTAACAGTTATTGTGGGGCCCAATGGCAGTGGAAAGAGTAATATTACCGATGCAATTAATTGGGCATTGGGGGAACATCGGGCCAGTGCTTTACGGGGTACAAGGATGGAAGAAGTTATTTTTGCCGGCAGTGATAGGCTAAAGGCAGTGGGTATGGGTGAAGTGTCTGTCACCTTGGACAACAAAAAGGGTATTTTTGCCTTGGACTATTCCGAAGTGACCATTACCCGGAGAATTTTTCGTTCCGGTGAAAGTCAGTTTTTTATTAATAAAGTACCCTGCCGTTTAAAGGATATTCATAGCCTGTTAATGGACACCGGCATCGGTAAAGGTGCCTATGCCATTATTGGCCAGGGCAAGGTGGAGGAAATCTTGCACAGTAAGGCAGAGGAAAGGCGGACAATAATTGAAGAGGCAGCGGGGATAGTAAAATACCGTCATCGTAAGGAGGAAGCCCTTGCCAAGCTGGCAAAAACCCAACAGGACTTGGTGCGGTTATCTGACATCATATCCGAATTGTCTGACCGTTTAGCACCTTTAAAAGAAGAGGCAGAGAAGGCAAAGCTGTGGCGCCGGTACGTGGGTGAGCGCCGCCGGCTGGAATTGGGTTTGCTGGCCGGAGAACTGGAAGCTGTGGAAATAAAACTTTCCCAAATTGAACAGCAGCTAAGGCAGGCTGGGGATAATAATGCCGTCGGCGGTCAAACCCAGCAAGATATTTTGCAATTGGAGCAGCAAATAAAAGCCAAGAAGGAGCAATATGAACAGTATCGCAATGAATATGCCGGCATTAGGTCCGAGATCCAACGAACAGAGAGTTTCCTTGACTTTCTAAAGGAAAGGATGACCGGCGGCAGGCAGGATTATCAGCGCTTGCTGCAGAAAAAGGCTATAGCTGAGGAGCGGCTGTACCGCCTGGCCCAAGAGGATAAAGAGGAACATCAGCGGCTGCAGCAACTAACTGTTTCGGTGCAGCCCAGCGAACGGCAATTAATGGACATTAGCAGCCAATTAAAGAGATTAACTGACGGAGTTAGGGAAAAGGAAGTGGCCATAGAAAAGGGCAAGGCCAAGCTAATTGAATTGATGAACGCCTCTGCCCAGGGAAAGGCGCAGCTGCAGCGGGCAGAAGAACGTAAAATTGCTGCCGAGAGAAGGCTTTCTCATTTGCGCCGGGTTATTGGCGAGGCCAGGGAGGAACAGTTACAAACCAAGGATGAACTAAATAATTTCCAAAGGGAAATTGCTGAACTAAATGACAAAATAAAATCAAATGAACAAAAGCTGTCTGCCCAAGAAAAAGAACGCCAGGTAATAAAAGAACTGCTCCACAGTGAGCAGGAAAAAATTCGCCACTGTAAAGAAGAGTTATCCCGTTGGCAGTCAAAGTTACATATGCTGGTGGAATCCCAAAGGTCATACCTGGGTTACCAAAGGGGGGTCAGGGAGCTCTTACTGGCCCTGAAGGCCGGAAAGGTGCAGTTACATGGAATTTGCGGTACCGTGGCTGAATTAATACAGGTGCCCCACCATTTAGAATTGGCGGTGGAAACGGTTTTGGGGGGAGCGCTACAGCAACTGGTTACCAATACCGATGTGGATGCACGCAAGGTGATTGAGTATTTAAAGGCAAATAAACTTGGAAGAGTTACCTTTTTGCCCTTAAATACCTTAAGGCCGCAAAAGAGGCATCCCCTGGAGAAGCAGGCATTGGCCATGCCCGGGGTGATGGGGGTGGCTGCTGATTTAATAGAATATCAACCCCAATATGGCATAGTGGCGGAATTTTTGTTGGGCAAGGTGCTGGTGGTAGAAAATATTGACTTTGCACTGAAGGTGGCTAAGGCAAGTGACCAGCGCTTACGGCTGGTGACCCTGGAAGGGGAATACTTGCACCCAGGGGGTTCACTTACCGGCGGCAGTCCGCCGGCGCAAAACCGGGGCCTATTAAAAAATCGCAGGGAAAAGCGGGAATGTGAACTGCGGGTGCAGCAATTACAAAGACAGTTAACTGAATATGCTGCTGAAGAGGACAAGTTAACAAATACTTTAAAACAGCTTGAAGAGAGCATTGACCTTTTGCGGGACCGGGTGATGACACAAAAAATTTCACTGGCCGGCAAAACACAGCAGTTAGTTCAGCTGCGGGAAAGGCTGAACCGTACCAAGGCCCAAAGCCAAGACAGCGACTATGAAATAAATAACCTGGAAATGGAAATAGCTAACCAAGATGAGGCCCAGCAAAGGGCTGCCCATTTGGTGGCGGTGTCAGAGGGAGAACTTACAAAAGTCCAGGCTGAAATACTTACTCACCAAGAGCAATTAAAAGATATAAAAGAAAAAATTCAGAGCTTAGAAAAACAATTTACCTCCACAAAGGTAACCTTGGCAGAAGTCAAGCAAGAGCAGGAAGGAATTAAAAAATTATTATCAAGACTAGATGCTGAAAAAGAGCAGTGCCGCAATGAAATCAATTCTTTAAACAAAGAAAGCGAACAAATAAAGCGCAAGAGCGAACAGTTGGAGCAGGACCTTGAGCAAAAAAACAAACAGTTAAGGCAACATAAAGAGCAGGAGGGGCATTTAAGCACTATTTTAAGCAAGACCGAAAATGAGATACAGCAGTTGACAGAGCAGTTGGAAGCCCTGCGGCGGCAGCTGCAAGTTGAGGAAGAACAATTGCGCAAACAGCAGCAAATGGTGCATAACTTACAGCTTCAGCAGGCACGTTTGGAGACTGAACGCCGGGGCCTGTTGGACAGATTGGAGCAGGATTATAACATCCATCAGCCGGAACAGTTAAAGCCCACTGACAATATGCGCCGGTGTAAGGCCCGAATTCTTGAATTGCGCAATTTGATAGAAGAAATGGGGCAAGTAAATCCGGTGGCAGAGGATGAGTACAAGCAATTGCAAGGGCGTCATAATTATTTACTTCACCAGCAGCAGGATATAGAACAGAGCAAACAGTCACTGCAGCAGCTGATTGAAGAAATGGATACTTTAATGGCGCAAAAGTTTACCGGTGCCTTTAAGAAAATTGAAAGGGAATTTGGACTGGTTTTCAAAGAACTTTTTGGGGGCGGTTACGCAAGCATCCGCATGGTGGGAGATGATCCCCTCACGGCAGGTATTGAAATAGTGGCCCAACCGCCGGGAAAAAAGATGCAAAATATCGGTTTATTATCGGGCGGTGAAAGGTCTTTAACTGCCATAGCCCTGTTATTTGCCATTTTAAAAATCAGCCCCAGCCCCTTTTGCATACTGGATGAAATTGAAGCAGCCTTGGACGAGGCAAATGTTGATCGCTTTGCTGATTATTTACTTAAACTAAGTGAAACCATCCAGTTTGTGGTGGTCAGTCACCGCAAGGGCACCATGGAGCGGGCAGAAATTCTGTATGGGGTGACTATGGATAACCGGGGAACCTCAAAAATATTTTCCATTGAAATGTCAAGGGCAGAATCTGCCGCTTCTCAGCTGGAAGAGGCAACATAA
- the ftsY gene encoding signal recognition particle-docking protein FtsY → MGFFNRLKEGLSKTRKSFVEKVEQIVVGRKSIDEDLYEELEEALIQADVGVTTAIDLVERVREGVRFRKIKDASKLKDIFQEELERVIGNQTAPVNINPDGLTVILVVGVNGVGKTTTIGKLAHYYKNQGKKVMLAAGDTFRAAAIDQIEIWSNRVGVELIKHSEGADPGAVAYDAVQAAKSRKSDILLIDTAGRLHTKSNLMEELKKIHRIVNREIPDAPHETLLVLDATTGQNAISQAKIFGEAVNVTGIALTKLDGTAKGGVVVAIKNSLRIPVKFIGVGEGMDDLQPFAPQQFVAALYGLEEEE, encoded by the coding sequence ATGGGTTTTTTTAATCGTTTAAAAGAGGGTTTATCTAAAACCCGTAAGAGTTTTGTGGAAAAGGTGGAACAAATTGTAGTTGGCCGCAAGAGTATTGATGAAGACCTCTATGAAGAATTAGAAGAGGCATTGATCCAGGCCGATGTGGGTGTCACCACTGCCATTGATCTGGTGGAACGGGTAAGGGAGGGTGTTAGGTTTCGAAAAATTAAAGATGCATCCAAATTAAAGGATATTTTTCAGGAGGAATTGGAGCGTGTCATTGGCAATCAAACAGCTCCGGTTAATATTAACCCAGACGGATTAACGGTAATTTTGGTGGTGGGGGTAAACGGTGTCGGTAAAACCACCACCATTGGAAAACTGGCCCACTATTATAAAAACCAAGGCAAAAAGGTGATGTTGGCCGCAGGTGATACCTTCCGGGCGGCAGCCATCGATCAAATAGAAATATGGAGCAACAGGGTAGGGGTGGAATTAATTAAACATAGCGAAGGCGCTGATCCCGGGGCAGTTGCCTATGATGCCGTTCAAGCCGCCAAGTCAAGGAAAAGTGACATTTTACTGATAGATACGGCGGGCAGACTGCACACCAAAAGCAATTTAATGGAGGAACTGAAAAAAATACACCGCATTGTAAACAGGGAGATTCCCGATGCACCCCACGAAACGCTCTTGGTGTTAGATGCCACCACCGGTCAAAATGCCATCAGCCAAGCTAAAATATTTGGCGAGGCCGTCAATGTTACCGGTATAGCCCTTACAAAGCTGGACGGTACCGCCAAGGGCGGGGTTGTGGTGGCCATTAAAAACAGTTTGCGGATACCGGTTAAATTCATCGGCGTCGGAGAAGGAATGGATGATTTACAACCCTTTGCCCCCCAACAATTTGTGGCTGCTCTGTATGGGTTGGAGGAAGAAGAATAA
- a CDS encoding DMT family transporter, producing MTRDKNFWHYPRLVAVTCMWAGAFVAARYTVEDLPPFTVAFLRFAMAAALLWALLLLTERPRVKVKSNHWPLMILLGATGIFTYNALFFISLQYTTAINGSLIVASNPVVTTLMAVIILREAVAGRQVVGIFVSFTGVAMVVSGGNPDLLLNMTFNRGDLIMLGAPLAWALYSVFGKKVMDYYSPLMATTYACVIGAVILFPFALWEGHSWWTISPAAWGAIAYMAVFASVIGFFWWYRGVKALGAGRASIFINLVPLWTMVQAGIILQESIALPQLMGAGLIISGVYLTTGRLSVKREQVALKNDI from the coding sequence TTGACAAGGGATAAAAATTTTTGGCATTACCCACGTCTTGTTGCAGTGACATGCATGTGGGCCGGTGCCTTTGTGGCGGCAAGATATACAGTGGAAGATCTTCCCCCCTTTACGGTGGCCTTTTTGCGATTTGCCATGGCCGCGGCCTTGCTGTGGGCTCTCCTATTGCTAACTGAGAGGCCCCGGGTTAAGGTGAAATCCAATCACTGGCCCTTGATGATCCTATTGGGTGCCACCGGGATTTTTACATATAATGCACTGTTTTTTATCAGTTTGCAATACACCACTGCAATCAACGGCTCCTTGATTGTTGCCTCTAATCCGGTGGTGACCACCTTGATGGCTGTTATTATACTGCGGGAAGCCGTTGCCGGCCGTCAGGTGGTGGGAATATTTGTCTCCTTTACAGGGGTAGCCATGGTGGTAAGCGGGGGGAATCCGGACCTCCTGTTGAATATGACCTTTAACCGGGGAGATTTAATTATGTTGGGCGCTCCCCTTGCCTGGGCCTTATACTCTGTTTTTGGGAAAAAGGTTATGGACTACTATTCTCCACTTATGGCCACTACCTATGCCTGTGTAATTGGGGCCGTAATTCTGTTTCCCTTTGCCCTCTGGGAAGGACACAGCTGGTGGACCATATCCCCTGCCGCATGGGGTGCCATAGCTTATATGGCAGTTTTTGCTTCGGTAATCGGCTTTTTCTGGTGGTACCGCGGGGTTAAGGCTTTGGGGGCCGGCCGCGCTTCAATTTTTATTAATCTTGTTCCCCTGTGGACCATGGTGCAGGCGGGCATAATTCTGCAGGAAAGTATTGCTCTGCCCCAATTAATGGGGGCGGGATTAATAATATCGGGTGTATACCTGACCACCGGAAGGCTCAGTGTAAAAAGGGAACAAGTGGCGTTAAAGAATGATATTTAA